The segment GCCGTTCCATTTGACTATAAATTTATGATATTGGAATTTGAATTTTAGATGAGATAAAAGCAAATTTGAATTAATTTTATGCTAAAATCTCGCATTTTTCTTTAAGGATATATATGCAAATTTCCAAATATAACGCAAGTGGCAATGACTTTATAATCATTCAAGCTATTGAAAATTCCAAATTTTTAAGCCTAGATAGATCGGCTCTGGCTCTTAAATTGTGCGATAGATTTAGCGGTGTTGGGGCTGATGGGTTAATCATCATTAAAGGCTCTAAAGGGGGTAGCGATTTTGCTTGGGAGTTTTATAATAGTGATGGGAGCGTGGCTGCGATGTGTGGCAATGGTAGTCGTGCGGCTGCTTTATATGCGTATAAAAATCAAATTTGTAATAATATTTGTAGCTTTGAAACTGGCGCTGGGATAATCACTGCTAAAATAGGTAATGATATGGTAGAAGTGAGCCTAAGTGAGCCAAAAAAACTAAGTGAGCCATTTAATGAGATGGGATTTGAGTGGAGCTTTTATGATACTGGGGTGCCGCATTTAGTGAGCTTTGTAGATGATTTGGCTAAATTTGATTTAGAGATTTGTAAGGCAATGCGTAAAAAGTATAATGCAAATGTAAATTATGCTAAATTTGATGATGAAAAGCTCTTAGTTAGGACTTTTGAGCGTGGTGTGGAGAATGAGACTAATGCTTGTGGCACTGGGATGGCGGCGGCGTTTTTTACTGGGTTTGAGAGATTTGGCCTGGGGGATAAAATAGCTGTAATCCCTAAAAGCAAGGAGATTTTAAGCCTTAGATTTGATGGGGCTAGAATACATTTTGGTGGTAGGGTAAGCCATATTTTTGATACGGCGATATATTAGAAATTTAGCTAAATTTAAGTAATATTAGCCAAAATACAAAGGATAAATTTGAAAAATATAAGCGTAGCTCACTCGCCTGATGCGGATGATATATTTATGTATAGTGCGATAAATTTGGGCTGGGTTGGTAGTGAAATTTTGCGTTTTAGCTCTAAAGCTGATGATATAGAAACGCTTAATAAAAGTGCTTTAAGGGGTGAATTTGACGCTAGTGCGATTAGCTTTGGGCTATATCCATTTATATGGCAAGATTATGCGCTTTTGCGGACTGCTGTGAGCTTTGGTAATGGATATGGCCCAAAACTGATAAAGAAAAAAGGGGTTAATTTAAAGCCAAATTTCAAGGTTGCTTTGAGCGGCGAATATACCACAAATGCGCTTTTATTTAAAATAGCTTATCCAAATGCTAGGGTGATTTATAAAAATTTTTTGGATATTGAGAGTGCTGTTTTAAGCGGAGAAGTCGATGCTGGGGTGCTGATACATGAGAGCATTTTGGAATTTAGTAGTGAGCTATGCGTGGAGCGTGAAATTTGGGATATTTGGTGCGAGCTTAGGGGAGATGAGAGCTTGCCTCTGCCACTTGGCGGAATGGCGATTAGAAGAAGTCTTCCGCTAACTGATGCGATAGAGTGCGAAAAAATCTTAACCAAAGCTGTTAAAATCGCATATGATAATAAAAATTTGCTCTCTAAAATGCTTTTAGAGCGAAACTTAGTCCGTGTCGATGATAAAAAGCTTGAAATTTATCTAAATTTATACGCAAATGATAGCTCTATAAATATGGATGAAACACAGATAAAAGCCTTAAATAGGCTATTTGAGATTGGTTTTGAGCGTGGATTTTATAGTGCTTTGATAAAAGCTGAGCCAAACTTCATCCCTAGTGAGTATCTAAAAAGTAGGATAAGCTAAATGCAAGGCGATCTAATCGGTCTTGGGGTTGAGACCTTTAAACTAGCTTTATTAATCAGCCTTCCGATGCTAATGGCTGGGCTAATCGCTGGGCTATTAATTAGCATATTTCAAGCTACAACGCAGATAAATGAGATGACGCTAAGCTTTGTCCCTAAGATAATTTTGGTCGTTATAGTGATTATATTTTTAATGCCTTGGATGATGAGCCAGATGATTGATTTTACGGAGCGAATTTTAAATATGATACCGACTTTTATACAATGAAGATTGATTTTAGCAAGTATAGCTCTGTGAAAATCGGCGGAATTTTTGAAGTTGAGCTTATAGATGAGACTATCGAGTTTGATGGAGTGATGATAGGTGGAGCAAATAATATTTTAATATCGCCAAATCCGCCTAAAATGGGGATATTAGGCTCTAAATTTGACTATATAAAGCTTGAAAATGGAGTATTAAAAATCGGCGCTAAAACAAGTAGCGCAAAAATATATAAATTCACCAAAGATAATAATCTAGGTGGCTTTGAGTTTATCAAGAAAATCCCCGGAACGCTTGGGGGATTAATCACCATGAATGCTGGAGTCAAAGAGTATGAGATAGGTGCGAGATTAAAATCCATATCCACTTCAAAAGGGATCAAGCATCGCAATGAGTGCGGATTTGGCTATAGGCGCTCAAATATCGATGGCGTGATATTTGAAGCGAGTTTTGATATTAAGGGTGAGTTTGATAATGAGCTAAGTAATTATCTAAACCAAAAAAGATCTAATCAACCAAAGGGCGCTAGCTTTGGCTCATGCTTTGCTAATCCAAGTGGCGATCACGCCGGTAGGCTCATAGAGGCTGCGGGATTAAAGGGATTTAGAATCGGCGGATGTGGATTTAGCGAGATTCACGCTAATTTTTTGATAAATTATGGTGGTGGGAGCTTTGAAGATGCCTTAAATCTTATAAATTTAGCCAAAGAGCGAGTTTATGAGCTTTTTGGGATTAGATTAAGGTGTGAGGTCGTTATCTTATAAAGGCTATACCTAAATTTATAGAGTTTTGGTATCTATCATAGCTTTGAAGGCTCTTAGAATAACCGCTAAATCCAGATAGATATAGATAAAATCCATTTTTGATAGGGTATAAATAGCCTAATTCTAATGAGCTTTTATTGGTTTTGTCAAATTTAAGATTATTTGTAAAAACTGCTTGAAAAATCGCACCATTATCCATATTGTATTTTAAATTTATATCGCCTCTGCCTTTGTAATTTTGGATATTTGGGTTATCATCTTTGTTATCGGGGATTCTTTGGAATAATCTTGGGGTGATAGTAAGTTTATCAAACTCAAACTCACTAGCGATATATAGCCTATTCCATGATCTTGACAACTCATCATCTTTGCCATTAGAATCGTGTAAAAAGCCAAATTTAAGATTAATTAAATTTCGGTATTTAAGCGGAAATTCTACAAACAACTCTGGCCGATAATTCGTCTCATAAAATGGCGCCGAATCCGCATACAAATCCCACCACGAAATTTGTGTATAAGCAAAATAATACTTCTCATTAAATCCCAAAATATCATCAAAAATCAGCTTTTTCAAGCTTATTTGGAATTGGCTTGAAATATCCTTTTTAAAGCTATTTGGACTAGAATATGATAACGGCATAAAGTAGTTAATATCATAAGTGCTAATCCCCCAAAATAGCTCACTATCTTGAGCCATTTCATCGCTTGGTTTTTGCTGAAAATCGGCGGTTAAATCTTGCGATTTTGGTTCATTATTTATATTTAGTGATTTTTGGGCTGCGAGCTTGTAATATTTAAGCGCATTTTCCATATCGCCCTTAGATTCGAATTCAAGTGCTTTTTGATATAGCTTATCAGCTCCAAAAGCAAAATTAAATAAAATTAGAGCTATAAAGCTTAGCTTTTTCATAATCATCTTTGGTATTTATATTAAAAAATTGCTTAGAATTTTCAAATTTAATACTCTTAAATTCAGATCTTTTAGCTAAATTTGATAGCCTCAAATCCCCATTTTGGATCATCTGCCTAGCCACTGGGGCAATTTTAGGGTGATAAAATCCGCATAAATAGTGTAGATGCTCCCCATCACTAGCTAAGGTTACTAGGCTATTTGAATTTGATAACTCATATATTGTTTTAGCCTCTATCAAAGGCGTGTCAGCTGCTATTATAAATACTGGATCATTATAGTATTTATCCAAATTTGCTATCACAAAAATCGGTGCAAACTCCGCAAAATCATCTACCAAAACAGGCAAAGGCGGCCTAAATTTCTCACCCTTGGCCGCCACCTTAACCTCATCAAAAATAGCATTTAATCTAAAAAACAAAAAATGTGTAATACTAGCAAAACCACCAAACTCTAGCGTAGTCTTATCCACGCCCATTCTAGAGCTTTTGCCCCCTGCTAGTATCAGAGCATTTTTCACCTTATATATCTCTAGGATCTACGATTTTACCGGCTATTGCACTTGCTGCTGCTACGGCTGAATTGGCTAGATAGACCTCACTAGTCCTATCGCCCATTCTGCCTACAAAGTTTCTATTTGTCGTGCTGATACATCTCTCACCAGCACCCAAAATCCCCATATATCCGCCAAGACAAGCCCCACAAGTAGGATTGCTAACTACTGCTCCAGTTTCTACAAATATATCCATTAAACCCTCTTTTTGTGCTGCTAGGGCGATTTTTTGCGTTGCGGGGGTGATTATAAGTCTTGTGTGTTTTGCTACCTTTTTGCCTTTTAGGATTTTTGCTGCGATGCGTAAATCACTCAAACGGCCATTTGTACAGCTACCGATGAAGGCTTGATCTATCTTGATATCATCTTTAACGGCTTGGCTTACGCTTTTGCCATTACTTGGCAAAAATGGATATGCTATGACTGGCTCTAGCTTGCTAACATCTATTCTTATGATTTTTTCATAGTTTGCCCCATCATCACTATAATGAATTTTTGGCTCACTTCTTAAATTTACCTTGCTCAAAAACTCTCTAGTGATATCATCAACTGCGATTATACCACTTTTACCACCGGCTTCAATAGCCATATTACAAAGGCTAAATCTACTATCCATATCTAGATATCCTATCCCATCACCTGTGAATTCAAGTGCCTTATACAAAGCCCCATCCACGCCTATTTGGCGGATAACTTCTAGTATCAGATCCTTACCATATATATGCTCTGCTGGCTTACCGATAAACTCAACTTTGATTGTAGAAGGCACCTTAAACCAGTTTTTGCCTGTTATCATCGCATATGCTAAATCTGTGCTTCCCATTCCTGTACTAAAAGCACCGATCGCACCATGAGTACAGGTATGAGAGTCAGCGCCTATAATCACATCGCCTGGGACTACAAGGCCTTTTTCAGGTATCAAAGCGTGCTCTATACCCATATCCTTCTCATCAAAGAAATTTGGCAAATCATGCTCATAGGCAAAATCCCTACTAATCTTAGCTTGATTTGCGCTCATTATATCCTTTGCTGGGATATAATGATCCATTACTATCGCAAATCCTTTTGGGTTGGCAAGTTTTTTAGCACCGCTCTCTTTGAAGGCTTTTATAGAAATTGGCGTGGTAATATCGTTGCCTATAACCATATCTATATTGCTCTCTACTATCTGCCCTGCAAAAACCTCTTTGCCTACATGTTCGCTAAAAATTTTTTCTGTTATTGTCTGTTTCATAGCTTTTCCTTTGAGTTTTGACCAAATTTAAAGGCTACATTGTAGCAAAATTTTGGTATAATCGTGCTTATGAAATATAAAATTTTAACCCAAATATCAGAGTTTTTGTCAAAATTTAATAAAATTTCAACCATAAAAAGAGTTGGCGATTTGATGATTGCTATTAAATTTGATGGTAATTATGAGCTTATATTTGATTTAAATAAATCCCACTCATCCATCTATAAAAGCGATCAAATTCAGATAAAAGAGTATAAAGCACCCTTTGATATCTTGCTTAAAAAACGGCTAAATTCGGCCAAAATCCTAAGCATAAAAACCCTACCAAACAATAGAATACTCGCTATCAAAGCAACTCTTAGTGGCTCGTATAAAGAGATTACTACTACTATTTATTTGGAATTTACAGGGCGATTTACCAATGCGATAATTTGTGATGAAAATGGAGTGATATTAGAGGCGTTACACCACTTTGATAACGATACAAGAAGCATAAAAGTCGGTAAAATTTTAACCCCGCTTGATGAGTTTGAGATAAGAGAGAAGCCAAGTGAGATTATAGAGAATTTTGATAACTATTTTATAGATGAATTTCACAAAATCACACTTCAAAATCTCAATCAAATAAAAGCAAATAAAATAGCAAATTTAGATAGAAAAATCGAGCTTTTAAATAGCAATTTAGCCACCTTAGAAACTAAAGAAAATTTAGAAAATAGAGCCAAAGAGCTAAACAAAATAGCAAATTTAATAATATCAAATTTACATAATTTAAATGATTATGATCGCAAGCTAAATCTCATAGATTATGATGGAAATAGCATAAATTTCACTATCGATACCCAACCCAAAATAGCTGCTAATGAGCTATTTAAAACTAGCAAAAAATTGAGACAAAAAGCAAATAATATTGAAATTCAAAAAGAGAATTTGATAACCAAATTAGAGTTTTTAAACTCCTTAAAAAATGCGATAAACTCAAGCAATGATATGAGTGAAATAGAGATTTTATCACCTAAAAAACAAAACCAAAAAAATGAAAATAAATTTAGCGATTTGGTAGAAAATTTCTATATCAATGGCTACAAAATCAGTCTTGGAAAAAGCCAAAAAGGAAATGAATTTTTGCTTAAAAATGCCAAAAAAGATGACTTTTGGTTTCATCTAAAAGACCGCCCAAGCGCTCACATAATTGTCAAATCAAACAAACAAAACTTAAGCGATGAAGTGATATTATTCGCAGCTAGAATTTGTGTGAAATTTAGCACCAAATCAGCTGGAGTTTATGAGGTCGATTTCACCAAAAGGCAAAATCTCAAAATCCAAAATGGAGCCTTTGTAAATTATACAAATTACAAAACTATAGCAATTCAAATTTAAAGGATAATAATGGTAAAAGTGGAATTCCTAGGGCCAATTGGCGTTGATGCGATGGAGCTAGATGCTAAAAATTTAGCTGAGTTAAAAGAAATTTTATCTCAAAATACTCAAATTTCAAAGTGGCTAGAGCTCTGCGCTGTATCCCTAAATGATGAGATAGTAAATGATATCAATCAAGAGCTAAAAACCGGCGATAAAATCTCGATTTTACCACCGGTTTGTGGGGGTTAAAATGGAGCTATATGATGGCGCTTTAGATGCTAATGAGATCACAAGTCGCTGGTATAATGATAATAGGCTAAAAAATTATGGCGCCATTATAAGCTTTGTAGGCGTGGTGCGTGATGAGGGCGGTATAGATGGGCTTAGCTTTGATCTATATGAGCCGATTTTAAAAGCGTGGTTTGATCGTTGGCAAGAAATAGCAAAATCCCAAAATGCCATAATCTTAATGGCTCATAGCAAAGGCGATGTAGCGATCCATAAATCAAGCTTTATAGCTGGGGTTTGTAGCCCAAAAAGAAATGTTGCTTTAAAGCTTATAAATGAATTTGTAGAAGATTTTAAGGCTAATGCGCCGATATGGAAGTATGATTTGGTAGGGGATGAGCGAATTTATGCTCTTGATAGAAGCCAAAAATTGCCAAATGCTGGCATTTTGGCCTAAATTTCAATGAAAGGATAAAATTGAGATTTAATCTAGTTGAAGTGGCTAGTTTTGTGATTATCATCAGCGGGCTAAGTCTAGCTAGTTCTATCGTGGTGCCGTTTTTGCTCGCTGTTTTTATCGCTATTATTGTCTATCCGATTTTGGAGATGATGAGCAAAATTCATATTAATCGCTTTTTTGCTTTTATAATTTTAATTGGAATTTGTGGTAGTGGGCTTTGGTTTTTAGGCAATGTTATAGCTGGGGCGATTGTGCAATTTAGCACCGATTTGCCACTATATAAGGCCAAAATCGATATCTTTATAGATAACCTTATAATCTATGCTAAAGATCAAGCAGATATCGATATAAGCAACAATCTATTAAGCTTTATCAACCTTGACAAGCTCATTATCACAACCTCAAATTTACTTCTTCAAACAGGAAGCTTAGTCACGCAATCATTTTTGGTCTTTTTGCTTTTAGCATTTATACTATTTGAATCTCAAATTTTTAAACAAAAGGTGGAGTATTTTGCTATCAAAGACCCATCAGCGCTACATATCGCAAATACTTTTATATCAAATTTAAAACGATATCTCGCTATCAAAACTATCTCATCCATCGCTACTGGTGTGATAGTGTGGGGGTTTTTGATTCTTTTTGATGTGCCTCACGCCTTGCTTTGGGCGGTTTTGGCTTTTATCTTAAACTATATCCCAACAATCGGCTCTATCATAGCAGCGATTCCAGCGCTATTGGTTAGCTTAGCTGTCAATGATATAAGTACGACTTTATGGCTAACGCTAATCTATTTAGTAGTCAATATCTCTATTGGGAATTTCATAGAGCCTAGATTTTTAGGCAAGGGGCTTGGGATATCAACGCTTGTTGTGATTTTGAGCCTCTTATTTTGGGGATTTATCTTTGGAATCGGCGGGATGTTTTTAGCCGTGCCGCTAACTATGAGTATCAAAATCGCCCTAGACGCCAACCCTAGAACTAAATTTATATCAATTTTATTAAGCAATTAGCCCCTAAATTCAGCTATTTATGGCTTAATTTAAACTAAATTTAATTTTATTTTATATTTTTTCTATTTAAAAATATAAAATAAATCTAGCAAATTTATCGTATATAATAAATTTATAAATAAATTTAAATTCCTACAAATTCGCTATTTAGGCTATTTGCTGGGATTTTAAAATGATATTAAGTTACAAATCGTTAAAATTCTATTTGAAACATTTATTTCAAAGGAGAGACAATGGGTACAAGAAAAGAGCACGATTTTATCGGCGAATTAGAAATTAGCGATGATGTTTATTACGGCGTCCAAACATTTAGAGCCGTTGAAAACTTCAACATATCTCATGACAGATTAAAAAACTTCCCTAGATTTGTGCGCGCTATCACAAGAGTTAAAAAAGCAGCCGCAATGGCAAACCGAGAATTAGGCCTTTTGGATCAAGAAAAAGAAGGCGCTATCATCGCAGCTTGCGACAAAATTCTAGCTGGTGGATACTATGATCAATTTGTAGTAGATATGATCCAAGGTGGTGCTGGTACTTCAACCAACATGAACGCAAACGAAGTTATAGCCAATATCGCTTTAGAGCATTTAGGCCACAAAAAAGGTGAATATCAATATCTTCATCCAAATGATCATGTAAATTTAAGCCAAAGCACCAATGACGCTTATCCAACAGCACTTCACCTAGCACTTCACGACTATTTGACAGATTTAGCCACAGCTATGGAGTATCTCAAAAAAGCTTACGAGAGAAAAGCTGAAGAATTTAAAAATGTATTAAAAATGGGTAGAACTCAACTTCAAGATGCGGTGCCTATGACTTTAGGGCGTGAGTTTAAAACATTTGCCGTAATGATAGGCGAAGATATCGAGAGAATTCTAGAAGTTAGAAAACTTGTATTAGAAGTCAATTTAGGCGGTACCGCTATCGGTACAGGTATCAACTCTCACCCAGATTATCCAAAAGTAGTAGAGAAAAAATTAAGAGAAGTTACAGGTCATGAGTATAAAGTAGCTGAAGACTTAATAGAAGCTACACAAGATACAGGCGTATATGTCCAAATTTCTGGTGTTTTAAAAAGGGTAGCTACTAAATTATCAAAAGTTTGTAATGACTTAAGACTTCTAAGCTCAGGTCCAAAATGTGGCTTAAATGAGATAAATTTACCAAAAATGCAACCAGGTAGCTCTATCATGCCAGGCAAGGTAAATCCTGTAATCCCTGAAGTGGTAAATCAAGTTTGCTACTCTGTAATCGGCTCTGATGTTACTGTTACATTCGCTTGCGAAGGTGGTCAATTACAATTAAATGTCTTTGAACCAGTTGTAGCATATAGTCTATTTAACTCAATTATCATGCTTGAAAAAGCCATGAAAACTCTAGCTGACAAATGTATAGATGGAATTACAGCTAATGAGAAAATTTGTAGCGATTTTGTCTATAACTCTATTGGTATTGTTACAGCTTTCAACCCATATATCGGCTACGAAAAATCAGCTAGCATAGCCAAAGAAGCCCTACAAACAGGCAAAAGCGTAGCAGATATCTGCTTAGAGCGTGGCTATCTAACCAAAGAAGAGATTGATAAAATCTTAACACCTGCTAATATGCTTAACCCACATATGGGCGAAAAATAATATTAAATTTAAACTCAAAATCTGCTAGGCTTACCTAGCAGATCAAATATAAGGAGAATCTATGGATTTTGTATTGATTTTACAAATCATTGTCTTGCTAGGCGCTATCTTTGTAGGTATTCGCCTTGGTGGTATCGGTATTGGTTACGCCGGTGGTATCGGCGTTGTTATCTTAGGTCTTTGTCTTGGTATGAAACCAGGCACTATTCCTTGGGATGTTATTTTGATCATTATGAGCGTTATCGCTGCTATTTCAGCTATGCAACTCGCTGGCGGATTAGACTACTTAGTCCAAATAGCTGAGAAAATCCTTCGCTCAAATCCAAAATATATCAACTTTTTAGCACCTACTGTTACATATTTTTTAACAATTCTAGCTGGGACAGGCCACACTGCGTTTTCTATGATTCCTGTTATCGTCGAAGTCGCTAAAGAGCAAAATATCAAACCTTCAGCTCCACTATCAATCGCAGTTGTATCAAGCCAAATCGCTATCACAGCTAGCCCTGTTAGTGCGGCCGTTGTCTATATGACAGGCGTATTAGAGCCACTTGGTTGGAGCTATCCAACTCTAATTGGGTTATGGCTAGTAACTACATTTGCTGGTTGTATGCTTACAGCTCTTATAATAACTCTATTTGCTAATCTTGATTTAAGCAAAGATCCAGTCTATCAAGAGCGTTTAGCTCAAGGATTGGTAAAACCATCAGTTGGCGTTCAAAGCAAAGAGCTAAAACCAGGCGCTAAACTATCTGTTGCTATCTTTTTAATCGGTGTTTTACTAGTTGTTCTATATGCTACTGCTATCTCAAAAGTCGGCGGCAAACCGGTTCTTATAGAAAATGTCGTTGTCCCTAGAGATGCTGCTATTATGAGCTTTATGCTAGGCGTGGCTACATTTATTACAATCTTTTGTAAAATTGAAGTTGGTAAAGTAGCCGATACAAGCGTATTTAAATCAGGTATGGTAGCGTGCGTTTGTGTTCTTGGTGTGGCGTGGCTTGGTAATACATTTGTTGGTGGCTATACAGAAGAGATTAAAACTCTAGCTGGTGATTGGGTTAAGGCTGTTCCATCACTACTTGCTGTTATATTCTTCTTTGCGGCTATGCTTCTATACTCTCAAGCAGCAACCGCTAAGGCGATCACTCCAGTGGTTATAGCAGCCCTTGGTATCAGCGCAGCTAATCCAGGCGATGCATATATGCTAGTTGCGTCTTTTGCTGCTGTTTCGGCTCTATTTGTATTGCCTACATATCCTACACTTCTTGGTGCAGTCCAAATGGACGATACAGGCTCTACAAGACTTGGCAAATATGTATTTAACCATGCTTTCTTAATCCCTGGCGTTTTAGCCATTGCTTTTTCTGTGGCATTTGGCTTTATCGCTTGCGTGCTTGTATAATGTAGATTAATATAATTTATAAATTTTATTTAATCCACATTTTCATTATTGCTTGATTGCTTAACTAGCATCAAGCAATAACTTTTATAAATCCAAATTTATAGCTTTAAATTATCTAATAAGTAGAATTCAAGCTCAATTTAAATTACAAAAGAATAAATAAAGAATAATTCCATATAAAACCTAAAATTCATAATCAAACACAAAATCACAACTAAAACCCACATTTAAAATCTTTAATCTATTTTTAATATTAAATTTAACTTTTAAATATCCTTTTTAGAATTAGCATAATAAAGCTTTCCATCTCC is part of the Campylobacter lanienae NCTC 13004 genome and harbors:
- a CDS encoding anaerobic C4-dicarboxylate transporter; this translates as MDFVLILQIIVLLGAIFVGIRLGGIGIGYAGGIGVVILGLCLGMKPGTIPWDVILIIMSVIAAISAMQLAGGLDYLVQIAEKILRSNPKYINFLAPTVTYFLTILAGTGHTAFSMIPVIVEVAKEQNIKPSAPLSIAVVSSQIAITASPVSAAVVYMTGVLEPLGWSYPTLIGLWLVTTFAGCMLTALIITLFANLDLSKDPVYQERLAQGLVKPSVGVQSKELKPGAKLSVAIFLIGVLLVVLYATAISKVGGKPVLIENVVVPRDAAIMSFMLGVATFITIFCKIEVGKVADTSVFKSGMVACVCVLGVAWLGNTFVGGYTEEIKTLAGDWVKAVPSLLAVIFFFAAMLLYSQAATAKAITPVVIAALGISAANPGDAYMLVASFAAVSALFVLPTYPTLLGAVQMDDTGSTRLGKYVFNHAFLIPGVLAIAFSVAFGFIACVLV